The nucleotide sequence GCTGATTGATATCCTCTATCTTAGCTTGTTTTTGAGCAATTTGCTCTGTTTGCAACTGTAAAATACGCACATTGCTCTTGTCCACCACAGCGGTATTGAGGATATTCTCGCGCTCAAAAGGTTGTTTATGGAGTATTTTCATTGCAAGGTCAATAACCTTTTCTCCTCCCGTAGGATAGATAAACGATGCGTCTTGCACGTTGTTCTCTATATTGCTAATTCCTTCTTGTTGTAGCGCATCTACCCCTATGATAAAGGGTATTTTACCGTTGAATTGCATCGCTGCTTCGTGAGTACCCGCTGCCATTGGGTCGTTCATCGCAAACACAAGGTCGATATTGGGGTGTTGTTGAAAAAGTTGTTGCATTTGCACTTTGGCATCTGCTTTGAGGAAGTTGCCCCAGGTCTCGGCTACTATTCGCACCTCAGGAGCATTATTAAGGGCATCTACAAAGCCTTTATGGCGTTCCGCATCGGAGGTTGAGCCTTTGGTACCACGCACTTCGGCTATATTGCCTTTGCCTTTGAGAATACCTATCGCATAGTGTCCCGCTTCTTTACCTATTTGGTAATTATTAGCTCCCACATAGGCAGTATAACTCTCAGTAGCTATTTTCCTATCTACCAAAATCACGGGAATACCCTGCTGGTAAGCCTTTTCAATAACTGGTGTACACGCTTCCGACTCGTTAGGCGAAACCACGAGCACATCTACCTTTTGTTCTATGAACCACTCTATATCGGCAATTTGCTTAGGAGTATCGTCTTTCACACTGCGAATCAGTAGCTCAGTATTGGCTTGGTAAAGGGCTACTTCGCGTTTTAGCTCCTCGTTCATCGTTTGTCGCCAAAGGTCTTCACTGCACTGCGACACCCCTATCACATAACGGGGGTTTCGCTCCCTTTGGCAAGCAAGGCAAGCAAAGAGAGCGAAATATAAAAAAAGTATATGATACTTCCTAAAAGTCATTTTATCTAAACAACTCCAAATGAGCATCGGCGAGGCGAGGCATCGCACCGTGTTGCTGACACACGTAAGCCGATACTTCTACCGCTAATTGATGCGATTGGGCAATACTGCGACCATTGAGGTAAGAGGCTACAAAAGCAGCTGTGAACGAGTCTCCAGCTCCTACTGTATCGGCGATGGTAACCTTAGGCGTACCTAAGAACGATTTCTCATTAGGCGTAAACACATAACTACCTCTTGTACCTTGTGTTAAGATAAGGAATTTGAGATTGTATTTCTCCAATAGGTGCTTACATACCTCTTCATCAGTTCCTTGCAAATTGAACATTTCAGCCACTTTCACTATCTCCTCATCGTTGATTTTTAATGCAGTTGCCTTGTCTAACGAATCGGCAATTACCTCTTTGCTGAAATATTTCAAGCGGAGGTTGATATCGAATACTTTTAAACTCTCGGCAGGCATTAAATCTAAGAACTTGTGGATAGTGGCACGCGATATTTCACTGCGTTGTGCTAACGACCCGAAGCACACAGTATTAGTGTTCTTTGCTAAGTTCTCAATTCGCGAAGAGAATGGAATATTGTC is from Capnocytophaga ochracea DSM 7271 and encodes:
- a CDS encoding carbohydrate kinase family protein → MKNTVVGLGEILWDVFPERKVLGGAPANFAYHVSQFGFNGYAVSAIGGDLLGKEILKSLEEKELNYIIEKTDFPTGTVKVQLDGRGVPTYEISENVAWDNIPFSSRIENLAKNTNTVCFGSLAQRSEISRATIHKFLDLMPAESLKVFDINLRLKYFSKEVIADSLDKATALKINDEEIVKVAEMFNLQGTDEEVCKHLLEKYNLKFLILTQGTRGSYVFTPNEKSFLGTPKVTIADTVGAGDSFTAAFVASYLNGRSIAQSHQLAVEVSAYVCQQHGAMPRLADAHLELFR